A single region of the Mechercharimyces sp. CAU 1602 genome encodes:
- a CDS encoding diphthine--ammonia ligase: MKEKIVVAFSGGKDSVMMLHRLQNQHFEVAYLLVTMTADGRATSHQIRIELIERQARALGIPLKKLVFSHFTVKQFEDGFKEMMKELKQEGITKIAYGDLFLEEVKEYKEQLFQTEGFQMLLPLWQESSETLYQEFVSLGYRAIVICVRTTDLPASFLGRVLDKEFIYDLGTSDACGEYGEYHTFVYDGPLFSNHVSFLLGEKYTIQEHWYYQDLL, encoded by the coding sequence ATGAAAGAAAAGATTGTTGTCGCCTTTAGTGGTGGCAAAGATTCTGTGATGATGCTACACCGTTTGCAGAATCAGCACTTTGAAGTTGCCTACCTTCTCGTCACCATGACAGCAGATGGGCGAGCAACCAGCCATCAAATTCGAATCGAATTAATTGAACGACAAGCACGTGCTCTTGGCATCCCGCTGAAGAAGCTAGTCTTTTCCCATTTTACGGTGAAGCAATTTGAGGATGGCTTTAAAGAGATGATGAAAGAATTGAAGCAAGAAGGGATTACAAAAATCGCTTATGGTGATCTGTTCCTTGAAGAAGTTAAAGAGTACAAAGAGCAACTGTTTCAAACAGAGGGTTTTCAAATGCTACTACCTCTTTGGCAAGAGAGTAGTGAAACCTTGTATCAAGAGTTTGTTAGCTTGGGCTATCGAGCAATCGTCATCTGTGTAAGAACAACGGATTTGCCTGCTTCCTTTTTAGGTCGAGTGCTGGATAAAGAGTTCATATATGATCTAGGAACATCAGATGCCTGTGGCGAATATGGGGAATACCATACCTTCGTTTATGACGGTCCATTATTTTCTAACCACGTCTCCTTTCTTCTCGGGGAAAAGTATACGATTCAAGAACACTGGTACTATCAAGATCTCCTCTAG